A single Leptolyngbya sp. FACHB-261 DNA region contains:
- a CDS encoding response regulator yields MNREDAVLQSSAQGLVLSAEVNIAEVNIIDGQPLILTVDDQDDNRMLSALILEGLGCSYISACDGETALELSRFYQPALILLDITLPHLSGVEVLQKLRQNPETSKIPIIAVTAMAMAGDRERLLAVGFDDYVSKPYTIEELEARIQHNLNSSSAPALC; encoded by the coding sequence ATGAATAGAGAGGATGCTGTTCTTCAGAGTTCAGCTCAAGGGCTTGTCCTCAGCGCGGAGGTGAACATTGCAGAGGTGAACATCATTGATGGTCAGCCCCTGATCCTGACGGTAGACGATCAAGATGACAATCGCATGCTGAGTGCGCTCATCCTAGAAGGGCTGGGTTGTTCTTACATCAGTGCCTGTGACGGAGAGACCGCTCTAGAGCTTAGCCGGTTCTACCAACCCGCCTTGATCCTGCTCGATATTACATTGCCACATCTAAGTGGTGTAGAAGTGCTTCAGAAGCTCAGGCAAAATCCTGAAACCTCAAAAATTCCAATCATTGCGGTCACAGCTATGGCTATGGCTGGTGACCGTGAACGTCTTTTGGCAGTAGGTTTTGATGACTATGTCAGCAAGCCCTACACGATTGAGGAGCTAGAGGCGCGGATTCAACATAACCTCAACTCCTCCTCTGCTCCTGCCTTGTGCTAG
- a CDS encoding helix-turn-helix domain-containing protein — protein MSANLSPGTENRLLAAVPQAEYELLLPYLEPVSLELKQVLYEPYEPIDYVYFPHSGIVSLLTLMADGTAVETATVGSEGMVGLPVFLGTVKTPVKAFVQVRGEGVRISAENFRVEVSQNRKRALYNLLQRYTHTLMVQMARSAACNCLHSIEQRCGRWLLMTHDRVRSDQFQLTQEFLAQMLGVRRAGVSEVASALQKAGLIRYSRGQITVIDRQSLEAVSCECYRVAKTEFNRLLQ, from the coding sequence GTGTCTGCAAATCTGTCGCCTGGAACTGAGAATCGGCTTCTGGCCGCTGTACCTCAAGCTGAATACGAGCTTTTACTTCCCTATTTGGAGCCTGTCTCTCTAGAGCTTAAACAAGTTCTTTACGAGCCTTATGAACCCATCGACTATGTTTATTTTCCGCATTCTGGAATTGTTTCCTTATTGACCTTGATGGCTGATGGAACAGCAGTCGAAACAGCAACGGTGGGTAGTGAAGGCATGGTCGGCCTACCAGTGTTTCTAGGGACAGTCAAAACCCCCGTCAAAGCATTTGTACAAGTTCGCGGTGAAGGGGTGCGCATCAGTGCAGAAAACTTTCGGGTGGAAGTGAGCCAGAACCGCAAGCGTGCACTTTATAACCTGCTCCAGCGCTATACCCATACCCTAATGGTGCAAATGGCTCGCTCTGCAGCCTGCAATTGCCTGCACTCAATCGAGCAACGCTGTGGTCGCTGGCTGCTGATGACCCATGACCGCGTGCGCTCTGATCAGTTTCAACTCACCCAGGAATTTCTGGCTCAAATGCTGGGCGTACGCCGCGCGGGAGTCAGTGAAGTGGCCAGCGCCCTACAGAAAGCTGGGCTGATTCGCTATAGCCGGGGGCAAATAACAGTAATTGATCGCCAGAGCTTAGAAGCTGTGTCTTGCGAATGCTACCGAGTGGCCAAGACAGAGTTTAATCGTCTACTGCAGTAA
- a CDS encoding Crp/Fnr family transcriptional regulator, with protein MGNNLQTEVENRILAGLPRSEYERLLPYLEPVSLELKWVFYESNQPIDYVYFIQRGVGSLLTPMANGSAVEAATVGNEGIVGLPVFLGAARTPDRAVMQVPGEGLRLNAEVFRAELNRNGALYSLLQRYTHALMVQMAHSAACNRLHSIEQRCSRWLLMTHDRVRSDQFQLTQEFLAQMLGVRRAGVSEVASVLQRSGLIRYTRGQITVLDRPGLEAVSCECYQVVKAEFDRLLLKNI; from the coding sequence GTGGGTAACAATCTACAAACCGAAGTTGAGAACCGAATCCTAGCAGGTCTGCCGCGGAGCGAATATGAGCGGCTGCTTCCTTATTTGGAGCCTGTTTCTCTAGAACTGAAGTGGGTTTTCTATGAGTCTAACCAACCCATTGACTACGTCTATTTCATTCAACGTGGCGTTGGCTCTCTCCTCACGCCGATGGCTAATGGTTCAGCGGTAGAAGCAGCAACGGTGGGCAACGAGGGCATCGTCGGTCTGCCGGTATTCTTAGGAGCTGCTCGTACACCTGATAGAGCTGTAATGCAGGTTCCTGGTGAGGGCCTACGCCTGAATGCGGAAGTATTCCGAGCAGAGCTCAACCGCAACGGTGCACTCTACAGCCTGCTCCAGCGCTATACCCATGCCCTGATGGTGCAAATGGCTCACTCTGCGGCCTGCAATCGTCTGCACTCAATCGAGCAACGCTGTAGTCGTTGGCTGCTGATGACCCATGACCGCGTGCGCTCTGATCAGTTTCAACTCACCCAAGAATTTCTGGCCCAAATGCTAGGAGTGCGACGCGCAGGGGTCAGTGAGGTTGCTAGTGTGTTGCAGAGATCTGGGTTGATTCGCTACACCCGGGGTCAGATTACGGTGTTAGATCGACCTGGTTTAGAAGCGGTTTCTTGCGAATGCTACCAGGTGGTTAAGGCAGAGTTCGATCGTTTACTGCTGAAGAACATTTGA
- a CDS encoding aspartate aminotransferase: MMNDWLNPAQRLGSLPPYVFARLDELKARAREQGLDLIDLGMGNPDGPTPEPVVEAAVTALRDSRNHGYPPFEGTASFRRTITEWYLRRYNVSLDPEGEALPLLGSKEGLTHLALAYINPGDLVLVPSPAYPAHFRGPLIAGAEIYPIVLKREQDWLIDLGSIPEDVARRARVLYFNYPSNPTAATAPREFFKDIVAFAQKYQILLVHDLCYAELAFDGYQPTSLLEIPGGKDIGVEFHTLSKTYNMAGWRVGFVVGNRHVIQGLRTLKTNLDYGIFAALQTAAETALNLPEHYLQAVQQRYITRRDFLIEGLAKLGWSVPKTRATMYLWVPCPPGIGSTDFALNVLEQTGVVLTPGNAFGSGGEGYVRVSLITDCDRLGEALQRWQKAGIHYGMGSTA; encoded by the coding sequence ATGATGAACGACTGGCTCAATCCTGCTCAACGCCTAGGTAGTCTGCCGCCCTACGTTTTTGCCCGTCTAGACGAATTGAAGGCCCGAGCCAGAGAACAGGGACTAGATTTGATCGACCTAGGCATGGGCAACCCCGATGGCCCTACCCCAGAACCCGTGGTCGAAGCAGCCGTTACAGCCCTGCGCGATAGCCGTAATCATGGTTACCCACCCTTTGAGGGCACTGCCAGCTTCCGCCGCACGATTACTGAGTGGTATCTACGCCGCTACAACGTCTCGCTAGATCCGGAAGGGGAAGCTCTACCCTTACTCGGCTCGAAGGAAGGCTTAACCCATTTGGCGCTGGCCTACATCAACCCTGGCGACCTCGTGCTGGTGCCTAGTCCTGCCTATCCAGCCCACTTCCGCGGGCCGTTGATTGCTGGCGCTGAGATTTACCCAATTGTGCTTAAGCGCGAGCAGGACTGGTTGATTGATTTAGGTAGCATTCCTGAAGATGTGGCCCGCCGCGCTCGCGTGCTCTACTTCAATTACCCCAGCAATCCCACTGCTGCGACTGCACCCCGCGAGTTCTTCAAAGACATTGTCGCTTTTGCGCAGAAGTACCAGATTCTCCTGGTCCACGACCTTTGCTACGCCGAACTAGCCTTTGATGGCTATCAACCTACCAGTTTGTTAGAGATTCCTGGCGGTAAGGACATTGGTGTTGAGTTTCACACCCTGTCTAAGACCTACAACATGGCCGGTTGGCGGGTGGGCTTTGTAGTCGGTAACCGACACGTGATCCAAGGCTTGCGCACCCTCAAGACAAACCTGGACTACGGCATCTTTGCCGCGTTGCAAACGGCAGCAGAAACCGCTCTCAATCTCCCTGAGCACTACCTGCAAGCGGTGCAGCAGCGCTACATCACCCGCCGTGATTTTCTGATCGAGGGCTTGGCTAAGCTAGGCTGGTCAGTTCCCAAAACTCGCGCCACCATGTACCTTTGGGTGCCCTGCCCACCGGGAATTGGATCCACTGACTTTGCGCTGAACGTGCTGGAACAAACTGGTGTGGTTTTGACCCCAGGCAATGCTTTCGGCTCTGGCGGCGAGGGCTATGTGCGGGTCAGCCTGATTACTGACTGCGACCGCCTGGGCGAAGCTCTACAGCGTTGGCAAAAAGCGGGCATTCACTACGGCATGGGCTCTACAGCCTGA
- the rppA gene encoding two-component system response regulator RppA: MRILLVDDEAELADPLSRLLRHQGYSVDVTYDGNHGELLAQQGGYDLLILDWMLPGQSGLTICEGLRLNGDSTPVLFLTARDTVDDRVQGLDSGADDYLVKPFELRELLARVRALLRRPITLEQPRLQVDDLTLDRSNQVAYRQGRLIDLSEKEYQLLEYFMRQPGQLLSHEQIQQHLWPTKEGNEPPASNVLAAQVRLLRRKIEGAGEVSLIHTVYGKGYRFGPTKLE, translated from the coding sequence ATGCGGATCCTCTTGGTTGATGATGAAGCTGAACTGGCTGACCCTCTGTCGCGGCTGCTCCGGCACCAGGGTTACAGCGTTGATGTGACCTATGACGGAAACCACGGCGAGCTGCTAGCTCAGCAAGGCGGCTATGACCTGCTGATTCTAGATTGGATGCTGCCTGGGCAGTCTGGTCTCACCATTTGTGAAGGTCTGCGACTCAACGGGGACTCAACCCCTGTACTCTTTCTCACAGCCCGCGATACGGTTGATGACCGTGTGCAGGGTCTCGACAGCGGCGCAGACGATTATTTGGTTAAGCCCTTTGAGTTGCGCGAGCTGTTAGCGCGGGTACGGGCTCTGCTGCGACGACCCATCACATTAGAACAACCCCGCTTGCAAGTTGATGACTTGACGCTAGACCGCAGTAATCAGGTGGCCTATCGCCAAGGCCGTCTGATTGACCTATCGGAGAAGGAGTACCAACTGCTGGAATACTTCATGCGTCAACCCGGCCAACTTCTTAGCCATGAACAGATTCAGCAGCACCTCTGGCCGACCAAGGAGGGCAATGAGCCCCCTGCTAGCAATGTTTTGGCGGCGCAAGTCCGGCTGCTCCGGCGCAAAATCGAGGGTGCGGGTGAAGTGTCCTTGATCCACACGGTGTATGGCAAAGGTTATCGCTTTGGGCCGACAAAATTGGAATAG
- the grxD gene encoding Grx4 family monothiol glutaredoxin codes for MTPELKQRIESLVAQDKIVIFMKGNKLMPQCGFSNNAVQIFNSLGAPFSTVDVLEDPEIRQGIKEYSNWPTIPQVYIDGQFVGGSDILIELYQNGELQPMVEVAIAS; via the coding sequence ATGACTCCAGAACTGAAGCAGCGCATTGAGAGCCTGGTTGCTCAAGACAAAATCGTCATTTTCATGAAGGGCAATAAGCTAATGCCCCAGTGCGGCTTCTCCAACAACGCTGTCCAGATCTTCAACTCCTTGGGAGCACCCTTCTCCACCGTGGATGTGCTCGAAGATCCAGAAATTCGCCAGGGCATTAAAGAGTATTCCAACTGGCCCACAATTCCCCAGGTCTACATCGACGGTCAGTTTGTCGGCGGCTCCGATATTCTGATCGAGCTGTACCAAAACGGCGAACTGCAACCCATGGTGGAAGTGGCCATCGCCTCCTGA